The following are from one region of the Geoalkalibacter subterraneus genome:
- a CDS encoding terminase large subunit domain-containing protein — protein sequence MAVTDKERKLAATLSDPVLWGQAYLYNRDGSGRDYWPHQVEDLRCPAKNIIHLDGRDVGKSIVLSTDALHYAFTTRGGQGLIAAPHQGHLDTIIEEIEFQLDTNPDLMNSIALTKYGKPKIHRKPYFRLEFTNGSVLYFRPAGAYGDAFRSLHVGRVWVDEGAWLTERAWKALRQCLKAGGTLRIYSTPNGLRDTTYYRLTSSDQFHVFRWPSWLNPLWTEDREAELLEFYGGRDSSGWQHEVAGEHGKPSYGAFNVEQFNLCRQDLLEYQKIVITDSELRDCDTEEAAHDRLEMLLNLTPRSGQFWVGGDLGYTNDPTEIVVFQEMEIGERTLLKMILRVHLEHVSYPHIAQIIALLERYYTPAGIGVDNGGNGLAVVQELLTLDKYKGLELEGRLKGYDFGGMTRLAVRDGKEIKKRTKELMTSLINGALQRKQLIFPSDDLEVEDQFTTHTYTLRDGKIIYSKGNDHIIDAVRCAMLIREEGNLDPVGEEVVSLKPVLTNPIFI from the coding sequence ATGGCGGTAACCGACAAGGAGCGCAAACTTGCGGCGACCCTGAGCGATCCCGTGTTGTGGGGGCAAGCCTACCTCTACAACCGGGATGGCTCAGGCCGCGACTACTGGCCGCACCAGGTGGAGGACCTGCGCTGCCCGGCCAAGAACATCATCCACCTCGACGGCCGGGACGTGGGCAAGTCCATCGTGCTCTCGACCGACGCGCTCCATTACGCCTTCACCACCCGGGGTGGCCAGGGCCTCATCGCGGCTCCGCACCAGGGGCACCTCGACACCATCATCGAGGAGATCGAGTTCCAGCTCGACACCAACCCGGATCTGATGAACAGCATCGCTCTGACCAAGTACGGCAAGCCAAAGATCCACCGCAAACCCTATTTCCGGCTGGAGTTCACCAACGGTTCGGTGCTCTATTTCCGCCCGGCCGGGGCCTATGGTGACGCCTTTCGGTCCCTGCATGTTGGCCGTGTCTGGGTCGATGAAGGAGCCTGGCTGACCGAACGGGCCTGGAAGGCGCTGCGCCAGTGCCTCAAGGCCGGGGGGACGCTACGCATCTACTCCACGCCCAACGGCCTGCGCGACACCACCTATTACCGGCTCACCTCGTCTGATCAGTTCCATGTGTTCCGCTGGCCGTCCTGGCTCAACCCCCTGTGGACCGAGGATCGCGAGGCCGAACTGCTGGAGTTCTACGGCGGCCGCGACAGCTCCGGCTGGCAACACGAGGTGGCCGGTGAACACGGAAAACCCTCCTATGGGGCCTTCAATGTCGAACAGTTCAACCTCTGTCGGCAGGATCTGCTGGAGTACCAGAAGATCGTCATCACCGATTCCGAGCTGCGCGACTGCGACACCGAGGAAGCGGCCCACGACCGGCTGGAGATGCTGCTCAACCTCACTCCCCGCAGCGGGCAGTTCTGGGTCGGCGGCGACCTGGGCTACACCAACGATCCCACCGAGATCGTCGTATTCCAGGAGATGGAGATCGGCGAGCGGACGCTGTTGAAGATGATCTTGCGCGTACATCTTGAACACGTTTCCTATCCGCACATCGCCCAGATCATCGCGCTGCTGGAGCGTTACTACACCCCGGCGGGCATCGGCGTGGACAACGGCGGCAACGGTCTGGCCGTGGTTCAGGAGTTGCTCACCCTGGACAAGTACAAAGGGCTGGAGCTGGAAGGCAGGCTCAAGGGATACGACTTCGGCGGCATGACCCGGCTGGCGGTGCGGGACGGTAAGGAAATCAAGAAGCGGACCAAGGAGCTGATGACCAGCCTCATCAACGGAGCCCTGCAACGCAAGCAGCTCATTTTCCCCTCGGACGACCTGGAAGTGGAAGACCAGTTCACCACCCACACCTACACCCTGCGGGACGGCAAGATCATCTATTCCAAGGGCAACGACCACATCATCGACGCGGTGCGCTGCGCCATGCTGATCCGGGAGGAAGGCAACCTCGACCCGGTCGGCGAAGAGGTGGTCTCACTCAAGCCGGTGCTCACCAACCCGATTTTTATCTGA
- a CDS encoding tyrosine-type recombinase/integrase translates to MSNRTADLDLTGAIEAFCARLSAEGRSPATIAAYRRDLALVARVAGELAPGIVCRAVTAGLLDKVFSAGAVTESGRGPRSAASLHRMKAAVRAFFSWAVEAGVVDDNPARSIRMHRLPRKLPVFLTAAEKKRLLKELKGRTDFSTLRDRAMIEVLLGTGIRLGELAALDMDDIDLDAKHLRVRAKGNVPQVKFIKTDLRTLLRRYLAERRRHGRPEMEALFLSNRDGRLCQRQIANRLAHWLRKAGIEKELTPHGLRHTFATHLYGATNDLLVVQRALGHRDVSTTQIYTHLVDGQLEEALERL, encoded by the coding sequence ATGAGCAACCGAACGGCTGACCTCGACCTGACGGGCGCGATAGAGGCGTTCTGTGCCCGCCTGTCGGCCGAAGGACGCTCCCCGGCGACCATAGCCGCATACCGCCGGGACCTCGCCCTGGTGGCCCGCGTGGCCGGGGAGCTGGCCCCGGGTATCGTCTGCCGGGCGGTCACGGCCGGGCTCCTCGACAAGGTGTTCTCCGCCGGGGCGGTCACCGAGAGCGGGCGCGGCCCACGCTCGGCGGCCTCGCTCCATCGGATGAAGGCGGCGGTGCGGGCCTTTTTCTCCTGGGCCGTCGAGGCAGGCGTGGTCGATGACAATCCGGCTCGGTCCATCCGCATGCATCGGCTGCCGAGAAAGCTGCCGGTGTTCCTGACCGCCGCCGAAAAGAAACGCCTGCTCAAGGAGCTCAAGGGGCGGACCGACTTCTCCACGCTGCGCGACCGCGCCATGATCGAGGTGCTGCTGGGCACCGGGATCAGGCTTGGCGAGCTGGCCGCGCTCGACATGGATGACATCGACCTCGACGCCAAGCATCTGCGGGTGCGAGCCAAGGGGAATGTGCCGCAGGTCAAGTTCATCAAGACCGACCTCCGCACATTGCTGCGCCGTTACCTGGCCGAGCGCCGTCGACACGGCCGCCCGGAAATGGAAGCCCTGTTCCTGTCGAACCGGGACGGCAGACTCTGCCAGCGGCAGATAGCCAACCGGCTCGCCCACTGGCTGCGGAAGGCCGGGATCGAAAAGGAACTGACGCCGCACGGGCTGCGGCATACCTTCGCCACCCACCTCTACGGCGCGACCAATGACCTGCTCGTAGTGCAGCGGGCCTTGGGGCACCGGGACGTGTCCACCACCCAGATCTACACCCACCTCGTGGACGGCCAGCTCGAGGAAGCCCTCGAACGCCTCTGA
- a CDS encoding CHC2 zinc finger domain-containing protein yields the protein MSMGGTDNVREYYRHVTEMDIGDVARELLPGRITQETGQRLMCDCPNHQSQSRLSLHVMLDKQGWYCFGCGVGGDVLQLVEFIQTGSVTAGQSGPMPDSHRQARDYLAKKAGLPPLSRYGLSQERLAQTEADRAFELRVKDALTSLARLYHARLKESPEVLDWLKSKYALSEETIDDLLIGYADNASGAVAQLTGGEDGFSKRELAATGAFRPTSQDGLTPFFERRIVFPYWSRGRVVFMIGRKTPWTPDVGWEQGKYKKLPVHDEHQRPYVADFINNALLFNEDCLLARPGKVIITEGVTDCLALMQLGLPTVSPVTVRIRAADWERLIPKLRGVETVYICQDNELSQAGLKGALQTARTLAEHKIDTRLVTLPLSETQISARQELTEQFSLTASVGPKELAKLLAGRPAEEIKSAEALLATAKIDVNDYIAAGHTREDFERLLAEASTPIEFGVRSLPEGAEEEERNRLLEPILGEISEQSPLEQSRLLKLVQERIGGGVSMATLKEQIRAIQKDRKVEFRNEKKKAKRMSGAMPGSCRARVDEVLIDTELENGAPDYTLAAEAAYDWFTANGAQFFHTLQGEPFMYFDNAIYWMDSPDRGRKRHYAAMLYKHTGMVPTSNGGRTFFEVLPSLAMIRGQVRDHFSWLHTDVASYTVYFNLNNPEHEIAKITPDEIQIMKNGGNEDGIILDGSRKMKPLKFLPDADLEEADRLLVDLLVGNMTCPQGDRFLILSWLSCFLLIDFAGTRPMTRFEGSAGSGKTTASKITSTLLYGEPQHKKATDAANYTDGSQNPLIVLDNIEVKQMTEDLTTFMLTSITGIAKEKRKSGTDSETITERTKCLLNTTGIEPLCGELSEIQSRSFVINFDVANQGNDCFIESEVVAGIQQHRDLIISAIIKRTRVVLAMMRDGMRRHAMKLLHEALGSHDKRRCNEYLSLMYLMMLAGSSREEMEQGLGELAPAFARQIESLNRTSRDTARDSNHTATALATLFNAWRTATETNARDVYGDRRTDPLQEFVQRYQIRFEDDGSLREVLSRDLFVALKRVARDFGLRFEMDSSRQFAQRLVNDLETIRGAGFEIEIGQNHRGTKLYTIQSAK from the coding sequence ATGAGTATGGGCGGAACGGATAACGTCAGGGAGTATTACCGGCACGTCACCGAGATGGACATCGGTGACGTGGCCCGGGAACTCCTGCCGGGACGGATCACCCAGGAGACCGGCCAGCGCTTGATGTGCGACTGCCCCAACCATCAGAGCCAGTCGCGTCTGTCGCTGCACGTGATGCTCGACAAGCAGGGCTGGTACTGCTTCGGCTGCGGAGTCGGCGGTGATGTGCTGCAGCTCGTTGAGTTCATTCAGACGGGCTCGGTCACCGCCGGGCAATCCGGTCCGATGCCGGACAGCCACCGTCAGGCCCGGGACTATCTCGCCAAGAAGGCGGGCTTGCCGCCGCTGTCGCGCTATGGCCTCAGCCAGGAGCGTCTGGCCCAGACGGAGGCCGACCGCGCCTTCGAACTGCGGGTCAAGGACGCGCTGACCTCGCTGGCCAGGCTTTACCACGCCAGACTCAAAGAGTCGCCGGAGGTCCTCGACTGGCTGAAATCCAAATACGCCCTGAGCGAGGAGACCATCGACGATCTCCTGATCGGCTACGCGGACAACGCGTCCGGCGCGGTCGCCCAACTGACCGGGGGAGAAGACGGCTTTTCCAAGCGGGAGCTCGCCGCGACCGGCGCTTTCCGTCCCACCAGCCAGGACGGCCTGACGCCATTTTTCGAGCGCCGGATCGTCTTTCCCTACTGGAGCCGTGGCCGGGTGGTGTTCATGATCGGCCGCAAGACGCCGTGGACCCCGGACGTGGGCTGGGAGCAAGGGAAATACAAGAAACTGCCGGTTCACGACGAACACCAGCGGCCCTACGTCGCCGATTTCATCAACAACGCGCTGCTGTTCAACGAGGACTGCCTGCTGGCCAGGCCCGGCAAGGTGATCATCACCGAGGGGGTGACCGATTGCCTGGCGCTGATGCAACTGGGCCTGCCCACCGTATCGCCGGTCACCGTCCGCATCCGGGCCGCCGATTGGGAGCGCCTGATCCCCAAACTGCGCGGCGTCGAAACCGTCTACATCTGCCAGGACAACGAACTCTCCCAGGCCGGTCTCAAAGGGGCGCTGCAAACCGCTCGTACCCTGGCCGAACACAAGATCGACACCCGCCTGGTGACGCTGCCTTTGTCGGAGACACAGATCTCGGCCCGGCAGGAGCTGACCGAACAGTTCAGCCTGACGGCGAGCGTGGGGCCGAAGGAACTGGCCAAGCTGCTGGCTGGACGGCCCGCCGAGGAAATCAAGTCGGCCGAGGCGCTTCTCGCCACCGCCAAGATCGACGTCAACGATTACATTGCCGCCGGGCATACCCGTGAAGATTTCGAACGTCTGCTCGCCGAAGCCAGCACGCCCATCGAGTTCGGCGTGCGCTCGCTGCCCGAGGGCGCTGAAGAGGAGGAACGCAACCGCCTGCTCGAACCGATCCTGGGGGAGATTTCCGAGCAGTCGCCGCTGGAACAGTCCCGCCTGCTGAAGCTGGTGCAGGAGCGCATCGGCGGTGGCGTTTCGATGGCCACCCTGAAAGAGCAGATCCGCGCCATCCAGAAGGACCGCAAGGTCGAGTTCCGTAACGAAAAGAAGAAGGCCAAGCGGATGTCCGGCGCGATGCCCGGATCATGCCGCGCCCGGGTCGACGAGGTGCTAATCGACACGGAACTGGAGAACGGCGCTCCCGACTACACACTGGCCGCCGAGGCCGCCTACGACTGGTTTACCGCCAACGGTGCCCAGTTCTTTCACACCCTGCAGGGCGAGCCGTTCATGTATTTCGACAACGCCATCTACTGGATGGATTCGCCGGACCGGGGCCGCAAGCGCCATTACGCGGCCATGCTCTATAAGCACACGGGCATGGTGCCGACCTCCAACGGCGGACGGACATTTTTCGAGGTGTTGCCAAGCCTGGCGATGATCCGTGGCCAGGTGCGCGATCATTTTTCCTGGCTGCACACGGATGTGGCTTCCTACACCGTCTATTTCAACCTGAACAATCCGGAGCACGAGATCGCCAAGATCACCCCGGACGAAATTCAGATCATGAAGAACGGCGGCAACGAGGACGGCATCATCCTGGACGGCTCGCGGAAGATGAAGCCGCTGAAATTCCTGCCCGACGCCGACCTCGAAGAGGCGGACCGGCTCCTGGTCGATCTGCTGGTGGGCAACATGACCTGTCCGCAGGGAGATCGCTTTCTCATCCTTTCCTGGCTCTCCTGTTTCCTGCTGATCGACTTCGCCGGGACGCGGCCCATGACCCGCTTCGAGGGCTCGGCCGGATCGGGCAAGACCACCGCCAGCAAGATCACGTCGACGCTGCTTTACGGCGAGCCCCAGCACAAGAAGGCCACCGACGCGGCGAACTACACCGATGGCTCGCAGAACCCGCTCATCGTCCTCGACAACATCGAGGTCAAGCAGATGACCGAGGATCTGACCACCTTCATGCTGACCAGCATCACCGGCATCGCCAAGGAGAAACGCAAGAGCGGCACCGACAGCGAGACCATCACCGAGCGGACCAAATGCTTGCTGAACACCACCGGCATCGAACCACTGTGCGGGGAGCTTTCGGAGATCCAATCACGCAGTTTTGTGATCAACTTCGATGTCGCCAACCAGGGCAATGACTGTTTCATCGAATCCGAGGTCGTCGCAGGCATCCAGCAGCATCGCGACCTCATCATTTCGGCCATCATTAAGCGGACCCGGGTGGTGCTGGCGATGATGCGAGACGGCATGAGACGCCATGCCATGAAGCTTTTGCACGAGGCACTGGGGAGCCACGACAAGCGCCGCTGCAACGAATATCTCAGCTTGATGTACCTGATGATGCTGGCCGGATCGAGCCGTGAAGAGATGGAACAGGGGTTGGGAGAGCTGGCACCGGCATTCGCCCGGCAGATCGAGTCGCTCAACCGGACCAGCCGGGATACGGCCCGGGATTCAAATCATACGGCGACGGCGCTGGCGACCTTGTTCAACGCGTGGCGCACCGCGACCGAAACCAATGCGCGGGATGTTTACGGAGACCGCCGGACGGACCCTCTTCAGGAGTTCGTCCAACGGTATCAGATCCGCTTTGAAGACGATGGAAGTTTGCGGGAGGTTCTTTCCCGGGACCTGTTCGTGGCCCTCAAGCGAGTTGCTCGGGATTTCGGTCTGCGTTTCGAGATGGACTCATCCCGGCAATTCGCACAGCGGCTGGTGAATGATCTGGAGACCATCCGGGGGGCAGGGTTCGAGATTGAAATAGGGCAGAACCATCGCGGAACCAAACTCTATACGATTCAATCAGCAAAATAG
- the recD2 gene encoding SF1B family DNA helicase RecD2 has product MPKRNESNPARLRGRIERVYYAGPKFSAGRLLTPTGEEVQFAGNLFARENQPVVLLGSWATHPKYGRQFKVDGMEHDLELDPEGLIHYLANHPEIKGIGPAKARLIVESFGDAFEETLLNDPERIALKARLPLEAARRLRDEWLKNRSVNTVMAWLSAFGLTHHQVTTLVERLGGNCLDILKEDPYILIREIRGFGFKKVDKIARKLGTPKDHTPRIRAGLNFCVREALDNGHCWIEYEDLVDQANLLLVMDALDSRVRIESALDALIEEQALACDSHGGRFVVALPEIVRMERELASLFGQAETPNPHFQSVKKLDALIRRCASTLNEKQLEAVHSALHHSISLISGGAGSGKSYTISVINTICEESDLEVVLAAPTGKAAKRLEEVSGRSGTTIHRLLGYDGKGFSRSKENPIDADVLVVDEFSMVDVPLAWHLFEAVDLSRTTVLLVGDHNQLPPVGPGNILRDLIQTRAIPTVILDKVVRQAGVLKENCTAVLKGEVRKTSEASVSGCRDWYLVDQFTDPMAARSFLLELFQERLDALGFDIIKDVQVLTPTHKGPLGTKELNEELQRLIQRKLWNAEVPPVAMGRRAPFLKHDKVIQTRNNYDLNVMNGAIGYVVDVLANGTLVIDFDGMPVEMEKGSPDLQDLQLAYALTIHKTQGSEFPCAVVVVHKAHSFMHHRNLLYTGVTRARRTAIVLGDHWGIQNCAKRCQVDDRRTFLPLFLDAAQHAEADFARVAEAE; this is encoded by the coding sequence ATGCCAAAAAGAAATGAGAGTAACCCGGCGCGACTCCGGGGAAGAATAGAGCGCGTTTACTATGCCGGACCCAAGTTTTCCGCAGGGCGACTGCTTACCCCGACCGGTGAGGAAGTCCAGTTCGCGGGCAATTTGTTCGCCCGGGAAAATCAGCCTGTGGTCCTGCTCGGGTCGTGGGCCACCCATCCCAAATACGGCCGTCAGTTCAAGGTCGACGGGATGGAGCACGACCTCGAACTCGATCCGGAGGGGCTGATCCACTATCTGGCCAACCATCCGGAGATCAAGGGCATTGGTCCGGCCAAGGCCAGATTGATCGTCGAGAGTTTCGGCGACGCCTTTGAAGAAACCCTTCTGAACGACCCCGAGCGCATTGCGCTCAAGGCTCGACTGCCCCTGGAAGCGGCCCGGCGGTTGCGTGACGAATGGTTGAAGAACCGTAGCGTTAACACCGTCATGGCCTGGCTGTCGGCATTCGGCCTGACCCATCATCAGGTCACCACCCTGGTCGAAAGACTCGGCGGCAACTGCCTCGATATCCTGAAGGAAGACCCGTACATCCTCATTCGGGAGATCCGGGGATTCGGCTTCAAGAAGGTCGACAAGATCGCCCGCAAGCTGGGTACCCCCAAGGACCATACCCCTCGCATCCGCGCTGGGTTGAATTTCTGCGTCCGTGAAGCCCTGGACAATGGTCACTGCTGGATCGAATACGAGGATCTGGTGGACCAGGCCAATTTGCTGCTGGTCATGGATGCCCTGGATAGCCGGGTTCGTATCGAGAGCGCCCTCGACGCGCTCATCGAAGAACAGGCGCTTGCCTGCGATTCCCACGGCGGGCGTTTCGTGGTCGCTCTGCCCGAGATCGTCCGCATGGAGCGGGAGCTGGCCTCGTTGTTCGGCCAAGCCGAAACACCCAACCCGCATTTCCAGTCCGTCAAGAAACTCGATGCCCTGATTCGGCGCTGCGCATCAACGCTGAACGAGAAGCAGCTCGAAGCGGTGCACTCGGCCCTCCACCACAGCATCAGCCTGATTTCGGGTGGAGCCGGTTCGGGCAAGAGCTACACCATTTCGGTCATCAACACTATCTGCGAGGAGAGCGACCTGGAGGTCGTGCTCGCCGCGCCGACCGGCAAGGCCGCCAAGCGCCTGGAGGAAGTCAGCGGCCGTAGCGGCACCACCATTCACCGCCTGCTCGGCTATGACGGCAAGGGTTTCTCGCGCAGCAAGGAGAATCCCATCGATGCCGACGTCTTGGTGGTCGACGAGTTTTCGATGGTGGACGTGCCCCTGGCCTGGCACTTGTTCGAGGCGGTCGACCTGTCGCGGACCACGGTGCTGCTGGTCGGGGACCACAACCAGCTTCCGCCGGTGGGACCAGGGAACATCCTGCGCGATCTGATCCAGACACGCGCCATCCCCACGGTCATCCTCGACAAGGTCGTGCGCCAGGCGGGCGTCCTCAAGGAGAACTGCACCGCCGTTCTCAAGGGCGAAGTGCGCAAGACCAGCGAGGCGTCGGTATCTGGATGCCGGGATTGGTATCTGGTGGATCAGTTCACAGATCCGATGGCGGCACGCTCGTTCCTGCTGGAGTTGTTTCAGGAGCGGCTCGACGCCCTGGGGTTCGACATCATCAAGGACGTGCAGGTGCTGACGCCGACCCACAAGGGGCCGCTCGGCACCAAGGAACTGAACGAGGAACTGCAGCGGCTCATCCAGCGCAAGCTCTGGAACGCCGAGGTACCGCCGGTCGCTATGGGCCGCCGCGCTCCGTTTCTCAAACACGACAAGGTCATCCAGACCCGGAACAATTACGACCTGAATGTGATGAACGGTGCCATCGGCTATGTGGTCGATGTCCTCGCGAACGGCACCCTGGTCATCGACTTCGACGGCATGCCCGTGGAGATGGAAAAGGGTTCGCCCGACCTTCAGGACCTGCAGCTCGCCTATGCGCTCACCATCCACAAAACCCAGGGGTCCGAATTCCCCTGCGCCGTGGTGGTGGTCCACAAGGCGCATTCCTTCATGCACCACCGTAATCTGCTCTACACCGGGGTGACCCGCGCCCGGCGCACCGCCATTGTCCTGGGCGACCATTGGGGCATCCAAAACTGCGCCAAGCGTTGCCAGGTGGATGACCGTCGGACCTTTCTGCCCCTGTTTCTGGACGCCGCCCAGCACGCGGAGGCCGATTTCGCCCGTGTCGCGGAGGCCGAATGA
- a CDS encoding ERCC4 domain-containing protein: protein MMDRITVVVDTREQEPYSFDCDKVSAVRKALPVGDYSLVGLEERVAVERKSLTDFVSTVIRGRKRFHRELEKLSAYEAACVVVECNFRDLVDGRYRSDAHPHALIGTVASIVVDFGVPVYFCSDRQAACRFVEEYLTRFHRRIAKCQKEMRVTRRDSGEE from the coding sequence ATGATGGACCGGATCACCGTTGTCGTCGACACCCGCGAACAGGAGCCCTACAGCTTCGATTGCGACAAGGTTTCGGCGGTTCGCAAGGCGCTGCCCGTCGGTGATTACTCGCTGGTTGGCCTCGAGGAACGGGTGGCGGTGGAGCGCAAATCCCTGACGGATTTCGTCTCCACCGTCATCCGGGGCCGAAAGCGGTTCCACCGCGAGCTGGAAAAGCTCTCCGCCTATGAAGCCGCCTGCGTGGTTGTCGAGTGCAACTTTCGCGATCTGGTCGATGGCCGCTACCGCAGCGATGCCCACCCGCACGCGCTGATCGGAACGGTCGCCTCCATCGTCGTCGACTTCGGTGTCCCAGTCTACTTCTGCTCGGACCGGCAGGCCGCCTGCCGTTTTGTCGAGGAGTACCTGACACGTTTTCACCGGAGGATCGCGAAATGCCAAAAAGAAATGAGAGTAACCCGGCGCGACTCCGGGGAAGAATAG
- a CDS encoding DUF669 domain-containing protein: MEHYENQSSSNLDLAQFDDAFETAEVEEREFEAVPDGKYQVNVDRVELTRAQTSGNPMLKWTLRILAPTHKGRLLWRNNVMASNENIKWLKQDLYTCGLQLQKLSDLPGHLEQLLNIKLEVTKRTRGENENIYFNRRIVMADDAGAPGAAMDDMIPF, from the coding sequence ATGGAACACTACGAAAACCAATCCAGCAGCAACCTCGACCTGGCGCAGTTCGACGACGCCTTTGAAACCGCCGAAGTCGAGGAACGCGAGTTCGAGGCCGTCCCCGACGGCAAGTACCAGGTCAACGTCGACCGGGTCGAACTGACCCGCGCCCAGACTTCGGGCAACCCCATGCTCAAGTGGACCCTGCGCATTCTCGCTCCGACCCACAAGGGCCGTCTGCTCTGGCGCAACAACGTCATGGCCAGCAACGAGAACATCAAGTGGCTCAAGCAGGACCTCTACACCTGCGGGCTGCAGCTTCAGAAGCTCTCCGACCTGCCGGGCCACCTCGAGCAGCTTCTCAACATCAAGCTGGAGGTGACCAAACGCACTCGCGGTGAAAACGAGAACATCTACTTCAACCGTCGCATTGTCATGGCCGACGATGCCGGGGCTCCCGGCGCGGCGATGGACGACATGATCCCGTTCTGA
- a CDS encoding ATP-binding protein, with protein MLPKTKSKPKHTLSDLTALVYGPSKIGKSTWCSKADDALFLATEPGLNALEVFQTPITCWDDLLQACAEIAEGKHEFKTIVVDTVDNAYKMCSDYVCKKFKIEHESDLGYGKGYALINNEFQRVINKLAFLPYGLILISHSQERDIETRTGKHTRIVPTLPEKARKLVTGLVDLILFCDLDMKTGDDGKPVWQRVMRTKPSPNYDAGDRTGRLPEVIPLDFSSFVKAFNNTAAGAAASAARPKPEPTASAAAKPQQ; from the coding sequence ATGCTTCCCAAGACCAAAAGCAAACCCAAACACACGCTCTCGGATCTCACCGCCCTGGTGTACGGCCCGAGCAAGATCGGCAAGAGCACCTGGTGCTCCAAGGCCGATGACGCACTGTTCCTGGCGACCGAGCCGGGCCTGAATGCCCTGGAGGTGTTCCAGACCCCGATCACCTGCTGGGACGACCTTCTGCAGGCCTGTGCCGAAATCGCCGAGGGCAAGCACGAGTTCAAGACCATCGTCGTCGATACGGTGGATAACGCCTACAAGATGTGCTCGGACTACGTCTGCAAGAAATTCAAGATCGAGCACGAATCTGACCTGGGCTACGGCAAGGGCTACGCGCTGATCAACAACGAGTTCCAGCGCGTCATCAACAAGCTGGCCTTCCTGCCCTACGGGCTGATCCTGATTTCCCACTCCCAGGAGCGGGACATCGAGACCCGGACCGGCAAACACACCCGCATCGTGCCGACGCTGCCGGAAAAGGCGCGGAAGCTGGTCACCGGCCTGGTGGATCTGATCCTGTTCTGCGATCTGGACATGAAAACCGGCGATGACGGCAAGCCGGTCTGGCAGCGCGTGATGCGCACCAAGCCCAGTCCCAACTACGACGCCGGTGACCGCACCGGCCGACTCCCCGAAGTCATCCCCCTCGATTTTTCGAGCTTCGTTAAAGCCTTCAACAACACGGCAGCCGGAGCTGCGGCGAGTGCCGCCCGGCCGAAGCCGGAGCCGACCGCGAGTGCGGCGGCGAAACCTCAACAGTAA
- a CDS encoding PD-(D/E)XK nuclease family protein: protein MSELMTTTYSMWRLFRNCRMACKWRYIDELVPLERDPNLAFGSVIHDCLECWHSERELAKVLDHIDRTYPNRAQDDHQQADWHLARAMMSAYAEHYPAEAFEVVALEKTFEGPIVNPATGATSRSFILAGKVDGIVRQDGQYFLLEHKTASQIDASYLERLWTDFQIILYAWYLEQTLGITVSGIIYNVLVKAKLRQGKGETEAEFEARRAELIAKSKTGKSSAKRKLPEDDDTFQQRLQEKYLEPGMFHREVLYISRDQFEELRAELWELSKAMLDARRRNIFYRNTSYCFQYGRPCAYFQLCRSGGNPNVIENHFQRIAPHEELRDGAGEDAAPVF from the coding sequence ATGAGCGAGCTGATGACCACCACCTATTCCATGTGGCGGCTGTTCCGCAACTGCCGCATGGCCTGCAAGTGGCGCTATATCGACGAGCTGGTGCCGCTCGAGCGCGACCCCAATCTGGCCTTCGGCTCGGTCATCCACGACTGCCTGGAGTGCTGGCACAGCGAGCGGGAGCTGGCCAAGGTCCTCGACCACATCGACCGGACCTATCCAAACCGGGCGCAGGACGATCATCAACAGGCCGACTGGCATCTCGCCCGGGCCATGATGAGCGCCTATGCGGAACACTACCCGGCCGAAGCGTTCGAGGTCGTCGCGCTCGAAAAGACCTTCGAAGGTCCCATCGTCAACCCGGCGACCGGGGCGACCTCACGCAGTTTTATTCTCGCCGGGAAGGTGGACGGCATCGTCCGTCAGGATGGCCAGTATTTCCTGCTGGAACACAAAACCGCCTCGCAGATCGACGCCAGCTACCTGGAGCGGCTGTGGACCGATTTCCAGATCATCCTCTACGCCTGGTACCTGGAGCAGACCCTCGGCATCACGGTCAGCGGCATCATCTACAACGTCCTGGTCAAGGCCAAGTTGCGCCAGGGAAAGGGTGAGACCGAAGCCGAATTCGAGGCCCGCCGGGCGGAGCTGATCGCCAAGTCGAAAACCGGCAAGAGCAGCGCCAAGCGCAAGTTGCCGGAGGACGACGACACCTTCCAGCAACGGCTCCAGGAGAAGTACCTCGAGCCGGGCATGTTCCACCGCGAGGTGCTCTACATCTCCCGCGACCAGTTCGAGGAACTGCGGGCGGAGCTGTGGGAACTCTCCAAGGCCATGCTCGACGCCCGTCGGCGCAACATCTTCTACCGCAACACCAGCTACTGCTTCCAGTACGGAAGGCCCTGCGCCTACTTCCAGCTCTGCCGCTCGGGCGGCAACCCCAACGTCATCGAAAACCATTTCCAACGGATCGCCCCGCACGAAGAGCTGCGGGACGGAGCCGGTGAAGACGCCGCTCCGGTGTTCTGA